One Rosa chinensis cultivar Old Blush chromosome 3, RchiOBHm-V2, whole genome shotgun sequence DNA window includes the following coding sequences:
- the LOC112191326 gene encoding 40S ribosomal protein S17 has product MGRVRTKTVKKSSRQVIERYYSKMTLDFHTNKKILEEVAIIPSKRLRNKIAGFSTHLMKRIQKGPVRGISLKLQEEERERRMDFVPEESAIRIDDIKVDKETLDMLSALGMSEIPGVSEAEPQVVVPSQGYGRGPQGRRF; this is encoded by the coding sequence ACAGTGAAGAAGTCCTCACGCCAGGTGATTGAGAGGTACTACTCTAAGATGACCTTGGACTTCCACACTAACAAGAAGATCTTGGAAGAGGTTGCCATCATACCCTCAAAAAGGCTCCGCAACAAGATTGCTGGCTTCTCCACTCACCTGATGAAGCGCATTCAAAAGGGTCCTGTTAGGGGTATCTCGCTGAAGCTGCAGGAAGAAGAGCGTGAGCGTCGCATGGACTTTGTACCTGAGGAGTCTGCTATCAGGATTGATGACATCAAGGTTGATAAGGAGACCCTGGACATGCTTTCTGCTCTTGGCATGTCTGAAATTCCTGGGGTATCTGAAGCTGAGCCGCAGGTTGTGGTTCCTAGCCAAGGATATGGACGTGGTCCACAGGGAAGGAGGTTTTAA